In one Candidatus Eremiobacterota bacterium genomic region, the following are encoded:
- a CDS encoding GGDEF domain-containing protein, producing MIARRVYRFVRAASLAAAAVLFAVRGPAAVRALRPDDVVFLAGALVVALVLGALRAPAAHFERSARPTPESDRVGLLVPLLLAVLVTEGWLWAALCNAAAFLMRRAGPRRRSWFDLALTASLRVPAWWAAALVLRPLRVAASAPLSLGTVAGFVAMGAAFALLADLLWIDPLVAARQSRSLARVWQRHLADRGTMLTALAEAGWAYVVVRVATHEGPAFGLAMLLPLVVLAVVLVRLARVNARLHRLALSREAVDAMLRANDPMPQMRSLLESIDPRIVREAVEIAAFGRGGANRWSRVVRFGPPVPSELERLGGRALLELQVTGEDAGVESGDEGTVRGYAARDREGRVRGALLVFRPPGVAPLVAHRDFERAASELGPLLGEYGAIAATRTAATVDTLTGLANRRGIARAFEEAMSHARGGGRCAVLLLDVDHFKSINDLLGHPAGDRVLARIGRIIADNVRGVDLAGRFGGEEFIVLLRDASRERALQIAERLRGAIEAGGLDYADGKPVTVSVGVAYARPTDQTGDVVERADRALYRAKNAGRNRVVESPLVAV from the coding sequence GTGATCGCACGACGCGTGTACCGTTTCGTCCGCGCCGCCTCGCTGGCGGCGGCGGCCGTCCTGTTCGCCGTGCGCGGGCCGGCCGCGGTGCGCGCGCTGCGGCCCGACGACGTCGTCTTTCTTGCGGGCGCGCTGGTCGTCGCGCTCGTGCTGGGTGCGCTGCGCGCGCCGGCGGCGCACTTCGAGCGGAGCGCGCGGCCAACGCCCGAGAGCGACCGCGTCGGGCTGCTCGTGCCGTTGCTGCTCGCGGTGCTGGTGACGGAAGGCTGGCTCTGGGCCGCCCTCTGCAACGCCGCCGCGTTCTTGATGCGGCGGGCCGGGCCGCGCCGGCGGTCGTGGTTCGACCTCGCGCTGACGGCCTCGCTGCGCGTCCCGGCCTGGTGGGCTGCCGCGCTCGTCCTGCGACCGCTGCGCGTAGCGGCCTCCGCGCCGCTCTCGCTCGGGACCGTCGCCGGTTTCGTCGCAATGGGCGCGGCGTTCGCGCTGCTCGCCGACCTCCTCTGGATCGACCCGCTCGTGGCGGCGCGGCAGTCGCGCTCGCTCGCGCGCGTCTGGCAGCGGCACCTCGCCGACCGCGGCACGATGCTGACCGCGCTCGCCGAGGCGGGCTGGGCGTACGTCGTCGTGCGCGTCGCGACGCACGAAGGGCCGGCGTTCGGGCTCGCCATGCTGTTGCCGCTGGTGGTGCTGGCGGTGGTGCTGGTGCGGCTGGCGCGGGTGAACGCGCGGCTGCACCGGCTCGCGCTCTCCCGCGAAGCCGTCGACGCGATGCTGCGCGCGAACGATCCGATGCCGCAGATGCGCTCGCTGCTCGAGAGCATCGACCCGCGAATCGTCCGCGAGGCGGTCGAGATCGCCGCGTTCGGCCGCGGCGGCGCCAACCGCTGGTCGCGGGTGGTCAGATTCGGCCCGCCGGTGCCGTCCGAGCTCGAACGGCTCGGCGGCCGGGCGCTGCTCGAGCTGCAGGTGACCGGCGAGGACGCCGGTGTCGAGAGCGGCGATGAGGGGACGGTGCGGGGCTACGCGGCGCGCGACCGCGAGGGGCGCGTGCGCGGCGCACTGCTGGTCTTTCGCCCGCCGGGGGTCGCGCCGCTGGTCGCGCACCGCGACTTCGAGCGCGCCGCTTCGGAGCTCGGCCCGCTGCTCGGCGAGTACGGCGCGATCGCCGCGACCCGCACGGCCGCGACGGTCGACACGCTGACGGGTCTGGCGAACCGGCGCGGCATCGCGCGCGCGTTCGAAGAAGCGATGTCGCACGCGCGCGGCGGCGGGCGGTGCGCGGTGCTGCTGCTCGACGTCGACCACTTCAAGTCGATCAACGACCTGCTCGGGCACCCGGCCGGCGACCGCGTGCTGGCGCGGATCGGGCGCATCATCGCCGACAACGTGCGCGGCGTCGACCTCGCCGGCCGCTTCGGCGGCGAAGAGTTCATCGTGCTCCTGCGCGACGCGTCGCGCGAGCGCGCGCTGCAGATCGCGGAGCGCCTGCGCGGTGCGATCGAAGCGGGCGGCCTGGACTATGCCGACGGCAAGCCGGTGACCGTCTCGGTCGGCGTCGCCTACGCCCGCCCCACCGACCAGACCGGCGACGTCGTCGAACGCGCTGACCGCGCCCTCTACCGCGCCAAGAACGCCGGCCGAAACCGCGTAGTCGAGTCGCCGCTCGTCGCGGTGTAG
- a CDS encoding PIN domain-containing protein → MLIAYFDAGDATNGVAVVLIDDLVKSGRNPAVVSPVTAMEVLVRPLRAAPSGAAHVHGFLTRWPNLSLLATDIHVAQEAASLRAMHGFRTPDALVIATGVVAQVAHLITNDDQWRKRLAPIKERIQVTMLRDYS, encoded by the coding sequence GTGTTGATCGCTTACTTCGACGCCGGCGATGCCACGAATGGGGTCGCGGTCGTCCTTATCGATGACCTCGTCAAGAGCGGCCGGAATCCGGCGGTCGTCTCGCCCGTCACCGCGATGGAGGTTCTGGTCCGTCCGCTGCGCGCCGCGCCCAGCGGCGCCGCTCACGTTCACGGCTTCCTCACCCGCTGGCCGAATCTCTCACTTCTCGCGACCGACATTCACGTCGCGCAAGAGGCCGCGAGCCTGCGCGCTATGCATGGTTTTAGAACACCTGATGCCCTGGTCATCGCGACCGGTGTTGTTGCACAGGTCGCTCATCTCATTACGAACGACGATCAATGGCGCAAGAGACTCGCGCCAATCAAAGAGCGAATTCAGGTTACGATGCTCCGTGATTACTCTTGA
- a CDS encoding AbrB/MazE/SpoVT family DNA-binding domain-containing protein: MAVFQSETVIRARNQITIPKEIAEARGLRKGQHLVFLVDDDRPDELIVRPLRDSYAGILTGIYGRDAAEREAYIRGEREAWS; this comes from the coding sequence ATGGCAGTCTTTCAATCCGAAACAGTAATTCGAGCGCGCAATCAGATCACCATTCCGAAAGAAATCGCCGAAGCGCGGGGCCTGCGGAAGGGACAGCACTTGGTGTTCTTGGTCGACGACGACCGGCCGGACGAACTGATCGTGCGTCCGCTACGGGACAGCTACGCCGGGATTCTCACCGGGATATACGGCAGAGATGCTGCCGAACGCGAGGCGTACATCCGCGGCGAGCGAGAGGCCTGGTCCTGA
- the rpmG gene encoding 50S ribosomal protein L33 yields the protein MAKKENRVMVTMACTECKRRNYNTFKNRQKTSQRLELSKYCRWCRCHRAHRETK from the coding sequence ATGGCGAAGAAAGAGAACCGTGTGATGGTGACGATGGCCTGCACCGAGTGCAAGCGCCGGAACTACAACACGTTCAAGAACCGGCAAAAGACCAGCCAGCGGCTCGAGCTCAGCAAGTACTGCCGCTGGTGCCGCTGCCACCGCGCCCACCGCGAGACGAAGTAA
- the secE gene encoding preprotein translocase subunit SecE, with translation MKSTTTKSPAKRPATTPAQRAANAARTQEFVRGVVAEMRRVTWPTREEWIAATALTIALVVGVGVFTYACDLLFGWIFSWLTGGAR, from the coding sequence ATGAAGTCCACCACCACCAAATCGCCGGCGAAGCGCCCGGCGACGACGCCCGCCCAGCGCGCGGCGAACGCGGCGCGCACGCAGGAGTTCGTCCGCGGCGTGGTCGCCGAGATGCGCCGCGTGACGTGGCCGACGCGCGAAGAGTGGATCGCCGCGACCGCGCTGACGATCGCGCTGGTCGTCGGCGTCGGGGTGTTCACCTACGCCTGCGACCTGCTGTTCGGTTGGATCTTCAGCTGGCTGACCGGAGGGGCGCGCTGA
- the nusG gene encoding transcription termination/antitermination protein NusG, translated as MDQDANVAVTEPQEQTAAAPAQKKQDDRKKWYVIHTYSGYENKVKANLERRIHSMNMQDKIFRVLVPMEDEVEFKDGKRKITPKKVFPGYVLVEMDMDDASWYVVRNTSGVTGFVGSPGSGEKPVPLQDKEVKTILKQMGIETPKLKIDFAKGDRIKVTSGPFFDFTGIVDDIQPEKEKVRALISIFGRETPVELEFYQIEKV; from the coding sequence ATGGATCAAGACGCGAACGTCGCGGTCACCGAGCCGCAGGAGCAGACCGCCGCGGCGCCTGCGCAGAAGAAGCAGGACGACCGCAAGAAGTGGTACGTGATCCACACCTACTCGGGCTACGAGAACAAGGTCAAGGCGAACCTCGAGCGCCGCATCCACTCGATGAACATGCAGGACAAGATCTTCCGCGTGCTCGTCCCGATGGAAGACGAGGTCGAGTTCAAGGACGGCAAGCGCAAGATCACGCCGAAGAAAGTCTTTCCGGGCTACGTGCTGGTCGAGATGGACATGGACGACGCGTCCTGGTACGTGGTGCGCAACACCTCGGGCGTCACGGGCTTCGTCGGCTCGCCGGGATCGGGTGAGAAGCCCGTTCCGCTGCAGGACAAAGAAGTGAAGACGATCCTCAAGCAGATGGGTATCGAGACGCCCAAGCTCAAGATCGACTTCGCGAAGGGCGACCGCATCAAGGTCACCTCGGGACCGTTCTTCGACTTCACCGGGATCGTCGACGACATCCAGCCGGAAAAAGAGAAGGTCCGCGCGCTCATCTCGATCTTCGGGCGCGAGACGCCGGTCGAGCTCGAGTTCTACCAGATCGAAAAAGTCTGA
- a CDS encoding divalent metal cation transporter, translated as MRRRKGLPHPNPSDAEEQGGKTPPTTTFGAGIVAGASDNDPTTVATLAVIGSTTTYELGWLTLLVIPMLAVVQAVAAQVGAVTKKGLEDDVRHAYGRFWALLALAALLIVNVLTLAADLEGGGAAMQLLTGADYRWWILPLGALTVALLIFGSYRAIERYLRYVALLFLTYVGAAFLARPNWSDVLRGSFVPHFDLRPETVAGALALLGTTLTAYAYVWETIELSEEKPPLQRLGLVQADAALGIVVAGLTFWFILVATGATLGVHHHAVQTAQDAAQALVPLAGKYAAIIFAVGLLGSALVAIPVIAGTSAYVAAEMFGWRRSLDRKFDRARAFYLTLSGCVLIAVLIGMAGVPPIKLLFFSGIAGGIATPLTLALMLLIGRNRKVMRDKPVPSWLAAAGWSVTAVVTAATVIYLGQTLTGGGG; from the coding sequence ATGCGCCGCAGGAAAGGACTTCCACACCCGAACCCGTCCGATGCGGAAGAGCAGGGCGGGAAGACGCCGCCCACCACGACCTTCGGTGCCGGGATCGTCGCGGGCGCCTCCGACAACGATCCGACGACCGTCGCAACGCTGGCCGTCATCGGCTCGACGACGACGTACGAGCTGGGCTGGCTCACGCTGCTGGTGATCCCGATGCTCGCGGTCGTGCAAGCCGTCGCGGCGCAAGTCGGCGCGGTCACGAAGAAAGGTTTGGAAGACGACGTTCGCCACGCCTACGGTCGCTTCTGGGCGCTGCTCGCGCTCGCCGCGCTGCTGATCGTCAACGTCCTCACCCTGGCCGCCGACCTCGAAGGCGGCGGCGCCGCGATGCAGCTGCTCACCGGCGCCGACTATCGCTGGTGGATCCTGCCGCTCGGCGCGCTGACCGTCGCGCTCCTGATCTTCGGCAGCTACCGCGCGATCGAACGGTACCTGCGCTACGTCGCGCTGCTTTTCCTCACGTACGTCGGCGCCGCGTTCCTGGCCCGTCCGAACTGGAGCGACGTGCTGCGCGGCTCGTTCGTCCCGCACTTCGACCTCCGGCCGGAAACGGTCGCCGGCGCGCTGGCGCTGCTCGGCACGACGCTCACCGCGTACGCGTACGTGTGGGAAACGATCGAGCTGAGCGAGGAGAAACCGCCGCTGCAACGGCTGGGCTTGGTGCAGGCCGACGCCGCGCTGGGGATCGTCGTCGCGGGGTTGACGTTCTGGTTCATCCTCGTCGCGACCGGCGCGACGCTGGGGGTTCATCACCACGCCGTGCAAACCGCGCAAGACGCCGCGCAAGCGCTCGTGCCGCTCGCCGGCAAATACGCGGCGATCATCTTCGCCGTCGGACTCCTCGGTTCTGCGCTCGTCGCGATCCCGGTGATCGCCGGAACGTCGGCGTACGTCGCCGCCGAGATGTTCGGCTGGCGCCGCAGTCTCGACCGGAAGTTCGACCGCGCCCGCGCGTTCTATCTCACGCTTTCGGGCTGCGTGCTGATCGCCGTGCTGATCGGCATGGCCGGCGTTCCACCGATCAAGCTGCTCTTCTTCAGCGGGATCGCCGGCGGGATCGCGACCCCGCTGACGCTCGCGCTGATGTTGCTCATCGGCCGCAATCGCAAGGTAATGCGCGACAAGCCGGTCCCGAGCTGGCTGGCCGCTGCCGGCTGGTCGGTGACCGCCGTCGTCACCGCCGCAACCGTCATCTATCTCGGTCAAACCCTCACCGGCGGAGGCGGCTAG
- a CDS encoding beta-lactamase family protein, with the protein MRRSLRVAGLVVACAALAACGGGGSSAGVSPPQATAVPTAPPTGGSPYDAVIQQNYAGGWGVELGVYKNGSPLYVHGYGLRDRGLPDVYGHGDFWRVPAAETIYNLPRGQLAPDANTLFELASVSKEFTAGAILLLQQDGKLSVNDPLSKYFPAFPNGNAIPLLYLLQHRSGIVDYNNFGDYPDFTAAYDAFMASGQTNYQPIADRLASFPLQFAPGSAYDYSNSNYVLLGMIVAQVSGEPFGTFLQQRIFTPLGMTQTQQGFPPPPQTDVALGYETYNGVIGRASQWNLSWLAGPGGLTSTVGDIEKWDRAVRQPGIFSAASLQQMFAPSPFPQSYGTYADGWFVATLNGHRYIWHDGAFGGFQTMNATFPDDGIEIIVLTNEGTGILPYSVIPPLFAIALSNGTAQSTGRHPRKR; encoded by the coding sequence ATGCGTCGTTCGCTCAGGGTGGCCGGACTCGTCGTCGCGTGCGCGGCGTTGGCGGCGTGCGGAGGCGGCGGCTCGTCCGCCGGCGTTTCGCCGCCCCAGGCGACGGCCGTGCCGACGGCTCCGCCGACCGGAGGATCTCCGTACGACGCCGTCATCCAGCAGAACTACGCCGGCGGCTGGGGCGTCGAGCTCGGCGTCTACAAGAACGGCAGCCCGCTGTACGTGCACGGCTACGGGCTGCGCGACCGCGGCCTTCCCGACGTGTACGGCCACGGCGACTTCTGGCGCGTACCCGCCGCGGAGACGATCTACAACCTGCCGCGCGGGCAGCTCGCGCCGGACGCGAACACGCTCTTCGAGCTGGCCTCGGTCAGCAAGGAGTTCACCGCCGGCGCGATTCTGCTGCTGCAGCAAGACGGAAAGCTCTCGGTCAACGATCCGCTCTCGAAATACTTTCCCGCGTTTCCGAACGGAAACGCGATCCCGCTGCTCTACCTGCTGCAGCACCGCAGCGGAATCGTGGACTACAACAACTTCGGCGACTATCCCGACTTCACGGCTGCGTACGACGCATTCATGGCGAGCGGCCAGACGAACTATCAGCCGATCGCGGACCGGCTCGCGAGCTTTCCGCTGCAGTTCGCACCCGGGTCAGCGTACGACTACAGCAACTCGAACTACGTGCTGCTCGGGATGATCGTCGCGCAGGTGAGCGGCGAGCCGTTCGGAACGTTTCTGCAGCAGCGCATCTTCACGCCGCTCGGGATGACGCAGACGCAGCAAGGCTTTCCGCCGCCGCCGCAAACCGACGTCGCGCTCGGCTACGAGACGTACAACGGCGTGATCGGCCGCGCCTCGCAGTGGAACTTGAGCTGGCTCGCCGGCCCGGGCGGGCTGACCTCCACGGTCGGCGACATCGAGAAGTGGGATCGCGCCGTGCGCCAGCCCGGCATCTTCAGCGCGGCCTCGCTGCAGCAGATGTTCGCGCCCAGCCCGTTCCCGCAGTCGTACGGAACCTATGCCGACGGCTGGTTCGTCGCCACGCTCAACGGCCATCGCTACATCTGGCACGACGGCGCGTTCGGCGGTTTTCAAACGATGAACGCGACCTTCCCCGACGACGGCATCGAGATCATCGTGCTGACCAACGAAGGCACCGGAATTTTGCCGTACTCGGTCATCCCGCCGCTGTTCGCCATCGCGCTCTCGAACGGTACCGCGCAATCAACCGGGCGGCATCCGCGAAAACGGTGA
- a CDS encoding S1 RNA-binding domain-containing protein → MEHPEQTAEAADDQQPDRAPLADSAGEQRPAESGRPTEAEEAPVPAAADTAEAGAHVPETAEPGRAADDGSDAEAAHETPTHEGVIEANAAAFGASAALPAAEEAQPIVEQPVHAEQPVHPEQTQADAPPPASEAAPAADSETASASEAPAPSEAPAAGEAPAPQPKPPDERRIRAQQAWERVVTARESGETLNGTVTAAVKGGLLVDVGGIRGFLPASQTRVESGTPIEAMVKAKLPLKVIDVDTGRRRIVVSHRRALQDERRTKRNELLRSLAIGQVREGVVVRIAEFGAFVDLGGIDGLIPMRELAFERIEKASDVVKIGEKLPVEVIRIEDNGKKIALSRKNALPDPWRDHAAVLKQGATVEGKVVAKEPRLQVELAPGVVGSIRENDANPADYEIGEAIEVTVRRVDRATRRITLSTAHAMPEPQPQQQTSSGFAPLGIELGRRR, encoded by the coding sequence ATGGAGCATCCCGAACAGACCGCCGAAGCCGCGGACGACCAGCAGCCGGATCGCGCTCCGCTCGCGGACTCCGCCGGCGAGCAGCGTCCGGCCGAGTCCGGCCGGCCGACCGAGGCCGAAGAGGCGCCGGTCCCTGCGGCGGCAGATACGGCGGAAGCCGGGGCGCACGTGCCGGAGACCGCGGAGCCCGGCCGAGCGGCGGACGATGGCTCGGACGCCGAAGCCGCTCACGAGACGCCGACGCACGAAGGGGTGATCGAAGCGAACGCGGCCGCGTTCGGCGCCTCCGCAGCCTTACCGGCCGCGGAAGAAGCCCAGCCGATCGTGGAGCAGCCCGTTCACGCGGAGCAGCCCGTCCATCCGGAGCAAACGCAAGCGGACGCGCCGCCTCCTGCGAGCGAAGCTGCGCCGGCTGCCGACAGTGAAACCGCGTCGGCTTCCGAAGCACCCGCGCCTTCCGAAGCGCCTGCAGCTGGCGAAGCTCCGGCGCCGCAGCCCAAGCCGCCGGACGAGCGGCGGATTCGCGCGCAGCAGGCGTGGGAGCGGGTCGTCACCGCGCGCGAGAGCGGCGAGACGCTGAACGGGACGGTGACCGCCGCGGTCAAGGGCGGATTGCTCGTCGACGTCGGCGGGATTCGGGGATTCTTGCCGGCGTCGCAGACGCGGGTCGAGTCCGGCACGCCGATCGAAGCGATGGTCAAAGCGAAGCTGCCGCTGAAGGTGATCGACGTCGACACCGGGCGGCGGCGCATCGTCGTCTCGCACCGCCGCGCGCTGCAAGACGAACGCCGAACGAAACGCAACGAGCTGCTGCGCTCGCTGGCGATCGGTCAGGTTCGCGAAGGCGTCGTCGTGCGGATCGCCGAGTTCGGCGCGTTCGTCGATCTCGGCGGCATCGACGGTTTGATTCCCATGCGCGAGCTCGCGTTCGAGCGGATCGAGAAGGCGTCGGACGTGGTCAAGATCGGCGAAAAGCTGCCGGTCGAGGTCATTCGCATCGAGGACAACGGCAAGAAGATCGCGCTCTCGCGCAAGAACGCGCTCCCGGATCCCTGGCGCGACCACGCCGCGGTGCTCAAGCAAGGCGCGACGGTTGAAGGAAAAGTCGTCGCGAAGGAACCGCGGCTGCAGGTGGAGCTCGCCCCGGGCGTCGTCGGCAGCATCCGCGAGAACGACGCGAACCCGGCCGACTACGAGATCGGTGAAGCGATCGAGGTCACCGTGCGGCGCGTCGACCGCGCCACCCGGCGGATCACGCTCTCAACCGCCCATGCGATGCCCGAGCCGCAGCCGCAGCAGCAGACGAGCAGCGGGTTCGCGCCGCTCGGGATCGAGCTGGGCCGGCGCCGCTAG
- a CDS encoding cytoplasmic protein, with the protein MSVRFVSEPLLAAGAEYVTSPALSQGEPLLPRRFRWRNEELTIAEVTSTRRSTKDDRGDEYLAKHWYEVRLADGRDALIYFDRKVKRGVPRWWLYSIRSAD; encoded by the coding sequence GTGAGCGTTCGCTTCGTCAGTGAGCCGCTGCTCGCCGCCGGCGCGGAGTACGTCACCTCGCCGGCGCTGAGCCAAGGCGAGCCGCTTTTGCCGCGCCGCTTTCGCTGGCGGAACGAGGAGCTCACGATCGCCGAGGTCACGAGCACGCGCCGCTCGACGAAGGACGACCGCGGCGATGAGTACCTGGCGAAACACTGGTACGAGGTCCGCCTCGCCGACGGCCGCGACGCGCTGATCTACTTCGATCGCAAGGTGAAGCGCGGGGTCCCGCGCTGGTGGCTTTACAGCATCCGCAGCGCCGATTGA
- a CDS encoding methylated-DNA--[protein]-cysteine S-methyltransferase, whose product MTRNEFAVFETPIGDCGIAWGPRGVVGIGLPESSASALRARMRQRFPGVAESAPPAKIARAIESIRSLLRGEPADLTGVELDLSGVTDFNRAVYEVARTIAPGRTLTYGEIAARLGTPNDARAVGQALGRNPFPIVVPCHRVVAANGRMHGFSAPGGVNTKLRLLEIEGYEAVPGPSLFG is encoded by the coding sequence ATGACGCGCAACGAGTTCGCGGTGTTCGAGACGCCGATCGGCGACTGCGGCATCGCGTGGGGCCCGCGTGGCGTCGTCGGCATCGGTCTGCCCGAGTCTTCCGCGTCCGCGTTGCGCGCGCGGATGCGGCAGCGCTTTCCGGGCGTCGCCGAGTCGGCGCCGCCGGCGAAAATCGCGCGCGCGATCGAATCGATCCGCTCGCTGCTGCGCGGCGAGCCGGCAGACCTGACGGGCGTCGAGCTCGACCTGAGCGGCGTGACCGATTTCAACCGCGCGGTTTACGAGGTCGCGCGCACGATCGCGCCGGGCCGCACGCTCACGTACGGCGAGATCGCCGCCCGTCTCGGCACGCCGAACGACGCGCGCGCGGTCGGCCAGGCTTTGGGCCGAAATCCGTTCCCGATCGTCGTCCCGTGCCATCGCGTCGTCGCCGCGAACGGCCGCATGCATGGCTTCTCCGCTCCGGGCGGCGTCAACACGAAGCTGCGTCTGCTCGAGATCGAAGGCTACGAGGCCGTTCCCGGCCCGTCGCTCTTCGGATAA
- a CDS encoding S9 family peptidase, translating into MPASGGEAVDVTPNLKASVTTIAWNGSSKKILATELAGDRMVIATFDPAAKAQRQLWSGQETIYASGFAGLAPGDAGVSVSRDGKLAATIRQSITAPPEIALGPLGAMHDVTAANAHLRRLTGPARSLTWISEGQTVQGWLIFPPDAKPGARYPIVTYVHGGPAFAHYPLYPSGPFAFQASLAARGYIVFEPNPRGSYGQGEAFTRANVKDFGYGDLRDILVGLDAVGQTIPVDPKRVGIFGWSYGGYMTMWALTQTNRFKAAVSGAGLSDWLSYYGTNDIDTWMIPYFGASVYDDPSVYAKSSPINYVKAVKTPALMVAGDRDAEVPVTQSYEYWHALRDLGVPTQLVIYPGEGHLFYKPADQLDVARRITAWFDKWLR; encoded by the coding sequence GTGCCGGCGTCGGGCGGCGAAGCGGTCGACGTCACGCCGAACCTCAAAGCGTCGGTGACGACGATCGCCTGGAACGGCTCCTCGAAAAAGATTCTGGCGACCGAACTGGCCGGTGACCGGATGGTGATCGCGACGTTCGATCCCGCCGCGAAGGCGCAGCGGCAGCTCTGGAGCGGTCAGGAGACGATCTACGCCAGCGGTTTCGCCGGGCTTGCACCGGGCGACGCCGGCGTGTCGGTCTCACGCGACGGCAAGCTCGCGGCGACGATCCGGCAGTCGATCACCGCGCCGCCCGAGATCGCGCTCGGTCCGCTCGGCGCGATGCACGACGTGACCGCGGCGAACGCGCACCTGCGCCGGCTGACCGGCCCGGCGCGCAGCCTGACCTGGATCAGCGAAGGACAAACGGTGCAAGGCTGGCTGATCTTTCCACCCGACGCGAAGCCCGGCGCGCGCTATCCGATCGTGACGTACGTGCACGGCGGCCCGGCGTTCGCGCACTACCCGCTCTATCCGAGCGGGCCGTTCGCGTTCCAGGCCTCGCTGGCGGCGCGCGGCTACATCGTCTTCGAGCCGAACCCGCGCGGCAGCTACGGCCAAGGCGAAGCGTTCACGCGCGCCAACGTGAAAGACTTCGGCTACGGCGATCTGCGCGACATCCTGGTCGGGCTCGACGCGGTCGGGCAGACGATCCCGGTGGATCCGAAGCGGGTCGGAATCTTCGGCTGGAGCTACGGCGGCTACATGACGATGTGGGCGCTGACGCAGACGAACCGCTTCAAAGCCGCGGTGAGCGGCGCGGGGCTCTCGGACTGGCTCAGCTACTACGGCACGAACGACATCGACACGTGGATGATCCCGTACTTCGGCGCCAGCGTGTACGACGACCCGTCGGTGTATGCGAAGAGCTCGCCGATCAACTACGTCAAAGCGGTGAAGACGCCGGCGCTGATGGTCGCCGGCGACCGCGACGCCGAAGTTCCCGTGACGCAGTCGTACGAGTACTGGCACGCGCTGCGCGACCTCGGCGTCCCGACGCAGCTCGTGATCTATCCCGGCGAAGGCCATCTCTTCTACAAGCCTGCGGACCAGCTCGACGTCGCCCGCCGAATCACCGCCTGGTTCGACAAGTGGCTGCGCTGA
- a CDS encoding RNA polymerase sigma factor: MLVLSYASAQRSAEEVFSEELVRCTRCAFAVARGVLHDFDAAEEAVQEAAYRAWRAAPRFDGTRPFRPWFLRIVRNTAVNELQRRARVAPLASEPRGVEPSPADVVVARERANDVLRAVRALPKDHRAALVLRGVHGLDYKAIAGVLAIPASTARIHVHRARRLRRAGVGRRSGRRHAEPQSVGDDDRLERLLEKDSGDRTGR, from the coding sequence TTGCTTGTACTTTCCTATGCTTCGGCGCAGCGCAGCGCTGAAGAGGTCTTCTCCGAGGAGCTCGTTCGCTGCACGCGCTGCGCGTTCGCCGTCGCGCGCGGTGTGCTGCACGACTTCGACGCCGCCGAAGAGGCCGTTCAGGAGGCGGCGTACCGGGCCTGGCGCGCGGCGCCGCGCTTCGACGGCACGCGTCCGTTCCGCCCGTGGTTCCTGCGCATCGTTCGCAACACGGCCGTCAACGAGCTGCAGCGGCGCGCGCGCGTGGCGCCCCTCGCGAGCGAGCCGCGCGGGGTAGAACCCTCGCCGGCCGACGTCGTCGTCGCGCGCGAGCGCGCGAACGACGTGCTGCGCGCGGTGCGGGCGCTGCCGAAGGATCATCGCGCCGCGCTCGTCCTGCGCGGCGTGCACGGGCTCGACTACAAGGCGATCGCCGGCGTGCTCGCGATACCGGCGAGCACGGCTCGCATCCACGTGCACCGCGCGCGACGTCTACGTCGTGCCGGCGTCGGGCGGCGAAGCGGTCGACGTCACGCCGAACCTCAAAGCGTCGGTGACGACGATCGCCTGGAACGGCTCCTCGAAAAAGATTCTGGCGACCGAACTGGCCGGTGA
- a CDS encoding XRE family transcriptional regulator produces MTRKRSIPRSGFEASSGNVFADLGLGNADELLVKADLMHTINREIQRQQLTQRQAAEHVGMSQSDISNIARGKSERYSQERLLDVLCHLGLDVEIRFHRRVRGGVGTLRVRELA; encoded by the coding sequence ATGACACGCAAACGTAGCATACCCAGAAGCGGATTCGAGGCGAGCAGCGGGAACGTTTTCGCCGATCTCGGCTTAGGGAACGCCGACGAACTGCTCGTCAAGGCCGATCTCATGCATACGATCAATCGCGAGATTCAGCGCCAGCAGTTGACGCAACGGCAAGCGGCGGAGCATGTTGGGATGAGCCAATCCGATATCTCTAACATCGCCCGAGGCAAGAGCGAGCGCTACTCGCAAGAGCGCTTGCTCGACGTTCTCTGTCACCTTGGTCTCGATGTTGAAATTCGCTTCCATCGGCGTGTGCGCGGCGGCGTCGGTACCCTGCGAGTGCGTGAGTTGGCTTGA